A single region of the Streptomyces sp. NBC_00236 genome encodes:
- a CDS encoding carbon-nitrogen family hydrolase: protein MRASLIQIAVDPDESVNSRRERAASLIAAQQGADLVVLPELWPVGAFAYTEFESEAEPLHGPTHEAMAKAAAEAGVWLHAGSFVERDADGTLYNTTLVFTPEGERAAAYRKIHRFGFDKGEAVMMGAGDELVTLALPQTTLGLATCYDLRFPEMFRGLVDAGAETLVVAAGWPERRRAHWTLLARARAVENQAYVLAVGCAGTHAGVPQAGHSIVVDPWGEVLAEAGADEEVLTVEFDPAKVATTREQFPALKDRRLGLSRPASLG from the coding sequence CGGACGAATCCGTGAATTCCCGCAGGGAACGCGCGGCTTCACTCATCGCCGCCCAACAGGGCGCGGACCTGGTGGTCCTGCCCGAGCTCTGGCCGGTCGGAGCCTTCGCCTACACGGAGTTCGAGAGCGAGGCCGAACCGCTGCACGGCCCCACGCACGAGGCGATGGCCAAGGCCGCCGCCGAAGCCGGGGTCTGGCTGCACGCGGGGTCCTTCGTCGAACGGGATGCCGACGGCACGCTCTACAACACCACGCTCGTCTTCACGCCCGAGGGCGAGCGGGCCGCCGCCTACCGCAAGATCCACCGCTTCGGCTTCGACAAGGGCGAGGCGGTCATGATGGGCGCCGGCGACGAGCTGGTGACCCTCGCCCTGCCGCAGACCACCCTCGGCCTCGCCACCTGCTACGACCTCCGCTTCCCCGAGATGTTCCGCGGCCTCGTCGACGCGGGCGCCGAGACCCTCGTCGTCGCGGCCGGCTGGCCGGAGCGCCGCCGCGCCCACTGGACGCTGCTGGCCCGGGCCCGGGCCGTGGAGAACCAGGCGTACGTCCTGGCCGTCGGCTGCGCCGGCACCCACGCGGGTGTCCCGCAGGCGGGCCACAGCATCGTCGTCGACCCGTGGGGCGAGGTGCTCGCCGAGGCGGGCGCGGACGAGGAGGTGCTGACCGTCGAGTTCGACCCGGCCAAGGTCGCCACCACCCGGGAGCAGTTCCCCGCGCTCAAGGACCGCCGGCTGGGGCTGTCGCGGCCCGCGTCACTGGGCTGA
- a CDS encoding LURP-one-related/scramblase family protein gives MRLLVRERLFGIGDDYWIEDADGRKVFLVDGKAMRMRDTFELKDAQGRIIVEIRQKLLSLRETMLIERDGEQLAKVKRKRLSLLRNHYRVTLVDGTELDVSGKILDREFAVDYDGELLAQISRRWLTVRDTYGIDIVREDADAGLLIAVAVCVIVLAEKEHED, from the coding sequence ATGAGACTTCTCGTGCGTGAGCGACTGTTCGGCATCGGCGACGACTACTGGATCGAGGACGCCGACGGGCGCAAGGTCTTCCTCGTCGACGGCAAGGCCATGCGGATGCGCGACACCTTCGAGCTGAAGGACGCGCAGGGCCGGATCATCGTCGAGATCCGGCAGAAGCTGCTCAGCCTGCGCGAGACGATGCTCATCGAGCGGGACGGCGAGCAGCTCGCGAAGGTCAAGCGGAAGCGGCTGTCGCTGCTGCGCAACCACTACCGGGTGACGCTGGTGGACGGCACCGAGCTCGACGTCAGCGGCAAGATCCTGGACCGCGAGTTCGCGGTGGACTACGACGGGGAGCTGCTGGCCCAGATCTCGCGCCGCTGGCTGACCGTGCGGGACACGTACGGGATCGACATCGTGCGCGAGGACGCCGACGCGGGGCTGCTGATCGCGGTGGCGGTGTGCGTGATCGTGCTGGCGGAGAAGGAGCACGAGGACTGA